One genomic segment of Trichoplusia ni isolate ovarian cell line Hi5 chromosome 5, tn1, whole genome shotgun sequence includes these proteins:
- the LOC113494535 gene encoding nuclear hormone receptor FTZ-F1 beta, whose product MVMSSAMSSEGDAVKVEGGHVSVTTISMSGPETSNGQFSYSSSGVRISVSSEPHDEDSTDAEISKIDFTQHQYEVNMRNKKKRSSSGAHCEVPSNERERPMSWEGELSDSEMVIDTSVNNDENSSSLDLQSSRDSIDTLRNVSIKTEPLKSEVFPTAEEQRVLDLKYNAPLQPHQRSLSMNRISVLTDGSSLSVPRRPASPPAAPLAPAPLSALDQVHNLTIKKETQLSELKCEQSAGMDKLLGALHGSPLLGRLPRVQSSASTDSAVHSMYTHSVYSSPSASPRASRHYTPSLSRNNSDASHSSCYSYSSEFSPTHSPVQGRHPGLVYRETYEAGHEDDTDAPDALHHHQGISRQQLINSPCPICGDKISGFHYGIFSCESCKGFFKRTVQNRKNYMCLRGGNCPVTVTTRKKCPACRFDKCLGCGMKLEAIREDRTRGGRSTYQCSYSLSGAASTGSLLAAHAPATLRHASSLTCVNGPGSYSSRGESSNSQVTPDIPPLLQEIMDVEHLWQYNESELSRLGKSTGSPSANPLLAASGITAHNSSPDFLADLCNIADHRLYKIVKWCKSLPLFKNISIDDQICLLINSWCELLVLSCCYRGVSTPGEVRVGGGRGITLQQSAKLGLTPCIERMLSFTDHLRRLRVDRYEYVALKVIVLLTSDAPDLREVEKVRASQEKALAALQAYIATHSPGTPAKFGELLLRIPELQRTCQFFMQVGKEMLNPANKSKDGDGPSFNLLMELLRGDH is encoded by the exons GTCAATTCTCGTACAGTTCGAGCGGCGTGCGCATCAGTGTGTCTTCAGAGCCTCATGATGAAGACTCCACTGATGCCGAGATCTCAAAGATCGACTTCACACAACATCAATATGAG GTTAACATGCGTAACAAGAAGAAGCGGTCATCCAGCGGCGCGCATTGCGAGGTGCCCAGCAACGAGCGCGAGCGACCTATGTCCTGGGAGGGAGAGCTCTCGGACTCAGAGATGGTTATCGATACCAGTGTTAATAATG ACGAGAACAGCAGTTCCCTGGACCTGCAATCATCCCGGGACTCGATCGACACGCTACGTAACGTGAGCATCAAGACGGAACCCCTCAAGTCCGAGGTGTTCCCGACGGCGGAGGAGCAGAGAGTCCTCGACCTGAAGTACAACGCTCCGCTGCAGCCGCACCAGCGGAGTCTTAGCATGAACAGG ATATCAGTGCTAACAGACGGCTCCAGCCTGTCAGTACCGCGGCGGCCCGCGTCGCCACCGGCCGCGCCGCTCGCGCCAGCGCCGCTCTCCGCCCTCGACCAGGTCCACAACCTCACTATCAAGAAGGAAACACAGCTTTCTG AGTTGAAGTGCGAGCAGTCAGCGGGCATGGACAAGCTGCTGGGCGCGCTGCACGGGTCCCCGCTGCTGGGGCGCCTGCCGCGCGTGCAGTCCAGCGCCAGCACCGACTCCGCCGTGCACTCCATGTACACGCACAG TGTGTACAGCAGTCCGTCAGCAAGTCCGCGCGCGTCACGTCACTACACTCCGTCTCTTTCCCGCAACAACAGTGACGCATCGCACTCTTCTTGTTACTCCTACAGTTCAGAATTCTCGCCTACGCATTCGCCAGTACAG GGTCGTCACCCGGGGCTGGTGTACCGCGAGACATACGAGGCGGGCCACGAGGACGACACGGACGCGCCCGACGCGCTTCATCACCACCAGGGTATCAGTCGCCAGCAGCTTATCAACAG TCCCTGCCCAATCTGCGGAGACAAGATCAGCGGCTTCCACTACGGGATATTCTCGTGCGAGTCCTGCAAGGGTTTCTTCAAGAGGACGGTGCAGAACAGGAAGAACTACATGTGTCTGCGGGGAGGGAACTGTCCTGTCACCGTCACGACCAGGAAGAAGTGCCCAGCTTGCCGGTTTGATAAGTGTCTCGGATGTGGGATGAAGCTCGAAG CGATCCGCGAGGACCGCACCCGCGGCGGTCGCTCCACATACCAGTGCTCGTACTCGCTGTCGGGCGCGGCCAGCACGGGCAGCCTGCTGGCCGCGCACGCGCCCGCCACGCTGCGCCACGCCTCCAGCCTCACCTGC GTAAACGGGCCCGGTTCTTACAGCAGCCGAGGAGAATCCAGTAACAGCCAAGTGACGCCTGATATACCGCCGTTATTGCAG GAAATAATGGACGTGGAACACCTATGGCAGTACAACGAGTCTGAACTCAGCCGTCTTGGCAAGTCCACCGGCAGTCCATCAGCCAACCCTCTCCTTGCGGCCAGCGGGATCACCGCGCACAACTCCAGCCCCGACTTCCTTGCTGATCTTTGTAACATTGCCGATCACAGACTGTACAAGATCGTCAAATGGTGCAAGAGTTTGCCGCTCTTTAAGAATATTTCG ATCGACGACCAGATCTGCCTGCTGATCAACAGCTGGTGCGAGCTGCTGGTGTTGTCGTGCTGCTACCGCGGCGTGAGCACGCCGGGGGAGGTGCGCGTCGGCGGCGGACGCGGGATCACGCTGCAGCAGAGTGCTAA GTTGGGTTTAACGCCTTGTATAGAACGCATGCTGAGCTTCACTGACCACTTGAGACGGCTTCGTGTTGACAGATACGAATATGTAGCGCTCAAAGTCATCGTACTGCTCACTTCAG ATGCACCCGATCTTCGAGAAGTGGAGAAAGTGCGAGCTTCCCAAGAGAAGGCGCTGGCCGCACTACAAGCGTACATCGCGACACACTCACCCGGAACACCCGCCAAGTTCGGGGAGCTGTTGTTGCGTATACCTGAGTTGCAGAGGACCTGCCAG TTCTTCATGCAAGTCGGCAAAGAAATGCTGAACCCGGCCAATAAGAGCAAAGACGGCGACGGACCAAGTTTCAACCTGCTCATGGAGTTACTGCGCGGTGACCACTGA
- the LOC113494536 gene encoding zinc metalloproteinase nas-4-like produces MMWSLLLLSLVGCVVAVPPVSRSRADIESFKAFLDKCRTDDGVRLESRMLANPKAKPWENSGKFQGDILLNDEQVEMMLQQYSSGRNAYIFPNTKWPSNTIVYAFSNDFTIPQMNAIIDAMNEIQRRTCIRFRQRQWWDSSYVWITGRPDGCYANVGYWASMGIHTLNLAVDTPGQGCFFPTVIIHEWLHVVGFFHMQSTHNRDDYVRIAWQNIWPGMEHNFDKLGTDLVNNLGLPYEYSSNMHYDRYAFSTNGQPTMLPIFNDWGLMGQIWYVSSHDWLRANRHYNCPGAWSTPVEQEAIPQDVPEQ; encoded by the exons atgATGTGGTCTTTATTGCTGTTGTCTTTAGTCGGGTGTGTGGTGGCTGTGCCCCCTGTGAGCCGCTCCAGAGCTGATATCGAATCATTTAAAGCATTCCTTGATAAATGCAGAACAG ATGATGGTGTCCGCCTCGAGTCTCGCATGCTGGCCAATCCCAAGGCTAAGCCATGGGAGAACTCGGGCAAGTTCCAGGGTGACATCCTCCTCAATGATGAGCAGGTTGAGATGATGCTGCAGCAGTACTCTTCAGGAAGGAACGCTTACATCTTCCCTAATACCAAATGGCCCTCGAATACAATTGTTTACGCTTTTAGCAATGACTTTA CAATTCCTCAAATGAATGCCATCATTGACGCTATGAACGAGATCCAACGGAGGACTTGTATCAGGTTCCGACAGAGGCAGTGGTGGGACTCTAGTTATGTCTGGATAACC GGCAGGCCTGACGGTTGCTACGCCAACGTAGGCTACTGGGCGTCCATGGGCATCCATACCCTGAACCTCGCAGTAGACACACCAGGCCAAGGCTGTTTCTTCCCCACCGTCATCATCCACGAATGGCTCCACGTCGTCGGCTTCTTCCACATGCAGTCCACTCATAATAGAGATGACTATGTTCGCATCGCGTGGCAGAACATTTGGCCAG GCATGGAACACAACTTCGACAAACTAGGAACAGACCTAGTCAACAACTTGGGTCTCCCGTACGAATACTCGAGCAATATGCATTATGACAGATACGCGTTCAGTACCAACGGACAGCCTACTATGCTGCctattttt AATGACTGGGGTTTGATGGGTCAAATCTGGTACGTGTCTAGCCATGACTGGCTCCGCGCCAACAGACATTACAACTGCCCAGGAGCCTGGAGCACGCCAGTGGAGCAGGAGGCTATACCCCAAGACGTACCTGAACAATGA
- the LOC113494542 gene encoding seminal metalloprotease 1-like, with product MFRSVVLFALLGLAAAGPAVVRSRKDIESFREFLDRVRSGNGNADRFLSRKKAFPVANDEELSGRFQGDIVLDDVDYEVMLQEYSFGRSAYTTASITTWPDNTVVWEFGDGEFNDEQKEAIREGIRDIEAHTCVRFRYRTPADAVYAKLTGEPSGCYANVGYRTSRGAHSMNLARNNVGSGCFRHATIVHEWMHILGFLHMHATYNRDEYVNILDENIQPGAEHNFVVYGQSNVDNLGVEYDYASCMHYGPYSFTGNGEPTIVARTRSNSADMGQRVYVTDKDWLRINRHYNCPGAWD from the exons ATGTTTCGTTCTGTAGTTTTATTTGCGCTGTTGGGTTTGGCGGCCGCCGGCCCTGCTGTTGTCAGGAGCAGAAAGGATATCGAATCCTTTAGGGAGTTTTTGGATAGAGTGAGGAGTG GTAACGGCAACGCCGATCGTTTCCTATCAAGAAAGAAGGCATTCCCGGTGGCCAACGACGAGGAACTCAGTGGCAGGTTTCAAGGAGACATAGTTCTTGATGATGTGGACTACGAGGTGATGCTTCAGGAGTATTCCTTCGGACGGAGCGCGTACACTACTGCTTCCATCACGACTTGGCCTGATAATACCGTTGTGTGGGAGTTTGGAGATGGAGAATTCA ATGATGAACAGAAAGAGGCAATCCGAGAAGGGATCAGAGACATCGAAGCACACACCTGTGTCAGATTCCGTTATCGTACTCCAGCAGACGCTGTTTACGCTAAACTTACT GGTGAGCCAAGCGGCTGTTACGCCAACGTTGGCTACAGGACATCCCGCGGGGCACACAGCATGAACCTCGCTCGGAACAACGTCGGCTCGGGCTGTTTCAGACACGCCACTATCGTCCACGAGTGGATGCACATCCTCGGCTTCCTACACATGCACGCCACTTACAATAGAGACGAGTATGTCAATATCCTCGATGAGAACATTCAGCCAG gAGCCGAACATAATTTCGTAGTGTACGGTCAGTCCAACGTGGATAACTTAGGTGTGGAGTACGACTACGCCAGCTGCATGCACTACGGTCCTTATTCCTTCACCGGCAACGGGGAACCTACTATCGTAGCACGAACG AGGTCCAACAGCGCCGACATGGGTCAGCGTGTTTACGTCACGGACAAAGACTGGCTTCGCATCAACAGACACTACAATTGCCCAGGAGCATGGGACTAA